The Alkalispirochaeta americana genome contains the following window.
TTTTTTTTGCCCTTGAATTTTCTGTGGGATACACAAAAGACAATGTTATTCGTTCTCTTTTGTCAAGCAAAAGCCATTATCGCGTCAGGGACAGGAGGGGTGCCGCAGGCAGTCGGGGCCTGCTGGCCCCGACGGAACCCCCGCATGGCCCGACGGCAGCCGGTTTCGGCTGCCGGGACGCCCCATCCCCTCATCGGGGTCAGAACGGGGACACAGCTCCGCTGCGATCAGGCCACAACGTTGGGTCCAGGGAGCACATCCCAGGCTCAACGGCTTGTTTGGAAGATTGGCAAGCGCAGTCCCAGTTGTATGCTCTTTTAGTTTTTCCTTGTTGCAGCCAATACTTGGGCGACGATTTTGGGGTGGAGCATGTCTTTTCAGTGAAACGGAATAGTGATGCGGTCATCATCTCTGCGGTAAATGCGATGACTACCCTTGGTACGAACAAGCTCAAAACCAGCACGGGGAAGCCAATGCTCGGCTTCTTTCGCATCCAGCTGTTCTTGCTCAGGCGTGGATTTGGGGCTGGTTATGCGGTTCC
Protein-coding sequences here:
- a CDS encoding type II toxin-antitoxin system HicA family toxin — encoded protein: MCRNRRNRITSPKSTPEQEQLDAKEAEHWLPRAGFELVRTKGSHRIYRRDDDRITIPFH